From the genome of Tachypleus tridentatus isolate NWPU-2018 chromosome 6, ASM421037v1, whole genome shotgun sequence:
GATGacattgtaacagtaaacccaaatgatgacattgtaacagtaaaccctgatgatgacattgtaacagtaaacacggatgatgacactgtaacagtaaacccagatgacactgtaacagtaaacacagatgatgacactgtaacagtaaacacggatgatgacactgtaacagtaaaccgaGATGATGatattgtaacagtaaacccaaATAATGACATTGTTTTTATGTTCAGTTGAATTATTTAGCTGtcgtataaaaatgttaatgtttctattgTCTGCTATCACATCATGCACTCTAGTGCTGCAATctagttctttatatatatatacaaattataagtACTCTAACTATGGTTTTATAAACAAGAAGTGATTTGGTTTAGGGATAAGTCGTTTCATGTTCGAAAACCAAATCAGAGGGTCTAGCGTCACCTGGACCGTGAATATTATAGCATCGTAGATGTAGTACTAGTAACCATAACCAGAGTGCTCTTAAACTCACTTTCTTCTAAGGTTGTATCTGATAAACCGGTTAAGCAAGGATCGTTTTATAAGTGTGTAGATGTGAACCACAATGTACATTAAAGTGAGAACACGACTTAAAGAACAATTGATATTAATTACAATTCACTGGCTTAATCTCgttaacagttgttgttgttgttgttcatgaacACTGATGGATAGAATAATGTCTCAACCATTTCTATGTCTGTCGTTTTCCTGTCGGCCTGATGAGCTCTAGAATTATACGAATGAACTCGCCGGCACTGGATATGGCAGATGTAGTAATGTTGTTGACATATTATCTTTTTGTTTCCGCTCAGAATTTTCGTATTTGTTCTCAGATGCCTCTGCACATAGCGACTCACCtcagtaaataaattatgtttcgaGTAAAACCGTGATAACcaaccataataataacaataccaaCCAAGGAGAGGAGTCTATTTTAGTATGTGATGACTCGAACCTGGGGGGAATGGTATAGTGACTGGTACACAACAGTGCATTCTATGTTTGTTCTTCCTACTAATACACCAAATCTCATATTCAAACTGATACAGACTGGTCTAACAGTAGAGAGACTATGACACgttataaatgtaatgtttttggTATATTCTTTTTTCATTCGATACAGAAGAACTAGCAATAATAACATGATTTCATTGAACTGGCTGTTCTGTTCCCAAATGGAACTGAGATAATTTGACAGACTTCTAACACTGACGTCCGGGATTCGATGCCTTGCGGTGGACACACAACAGAACCTATACCATTATTCTTTaagtttattgtgttatttggatAGAGCCTGcagtttgttgttaagtacaaaactacacaatgggctatctgtgctgtgcccactatgattatcaaaacccagattttatCGTTAAAACCTTTAGACTTACCGTTGAGTCACAGGAAGACAGAGTTTGTTGTCAGctaatatatttcttgtaaacGTGTTTTAGAgccagttatatttttattgaatagcTAGAAGGTGCCAAATGAATGTTAACTACCTAATGTGACTCGTCTATTCgcgaagtaaaaaaaacaacaacaaagaaacgaaaCAACATCTTCGCTTTTCAACTCCGAAACGTTCAGTCACCTTAAGTTGGATTGGCTACATTCAAGGACGATTTCGTCATGTTGTCACGTGTCTCTTTCTCCAAGTCTGGTGTACCTGCTTCAGTTAACTTTTCCAGTTATGGATCGTGAAGAAGAGGTTCCTACGGTCTTACCTTTGTCTTAATCTAGTTTTCAAATTTCTGTTTAACACAAGTAAATGGTATAGTATAAACCAACTTTTAGGTTACTTCAGTCTGTCTACACCTGGTAaacgtttgttattttacttcttgGATAATATACATTCTTTGGTACCTTTCTTTTGACTTCCCACTCAGGGGAAGAACATAGTCTGATTTTCATTACGTCCGATTGATAAACACGttcctttgtatttattaatttcacattTAGTATGTTATAAATTATTCACGTTTTCCTGTGTTATGATTGTATATTCTCAATTTCTTACGTTATGTATAGAGTATTCTAACAATTAAACCGTGATGTACCTATTTCACGTCATAATAAGCCGTGATACGTCATGTTATATTTACAGCAGTCGAACAAATAGACAGTGTTGTTTGTAACTACTCCACGTTGTAACAAATCGTGGCGCCTTACGTTGATGTCCACTGACACATGTTAAGAAGAGAAAACATTGACTTTCATTAGAGTAAAATTCACATCACTGAATGTGAAGATCATCACGTATTACTTCAAGCCATTAAGAACTGTAACAGTTGTATGTggaatgaaaataagaataatcaGTGTTTATTGctctaaaaatatactttatttgcTCTTATTAACCAATCAATGTATTCGTACAAACCTACTTTATTCACCTATATTATTTATTAGCCAATCATCACGTaatgaaattaaagtttaaattaacatCTTTATTTCTTTCTTAGTGTTACACATACTGTATTTTATGGTCAGCTGCTTCGTAAAGATACAAGATGATTGGTACCACGTCTACAATTCTGTACTTTATATTCCATCTGGAGTTGATAACAGCTGTAAATCTCGAACCAGATTTATCGGAATCTTCTGTTGTCCACACAACTCTTGGCATGGTTCGTGGATTAACCACACACACCGCAACAGGAAAGAATGTCGATGTGTTCTGGGGAATTCCTTATGCAGAGCCACCTACTGGTTACTTGAGGTTTCAACGCCCACAACCCAAAAAACCTTGGAAGGGAGTTCTAAATGCTACGACTAAACCAAACTCTTGTTTCCAGATCGTCCAATCCTCTTTAACAAATTTCTCTGAAGCTACTACTTGGATTGTAAAAACTCCCCTAAGTGAGGACTGTTTGTACCTCAATATCTGGGTTCCACATCCCCAGCCACAGAAGGCACCTGTCATGGTCTGGATTCACGGAGGAGGTTTCTACATTGGTTCGTCCACTCTGGATGTTTATGATGGTGGAATATTATCTTCTGAGGAGAATGTCATTGTTGTTACCATGAATTATCGTCTAGCAAGCTTGGGCTTCCTTTATTTCAACCGATCAGACGCGCCTGGTAATGTTGGACTTCTTGACCAAGTCATGGCTTTGGAATGGATAAATAAGAACATTGCACATTTTGGCGGTGACTCTGAGAAAGTGACAATTGTCGGAGAAAGTGCTGGAGCCAGTAGCGTGAGCTTACACCTTTTATCACCTTTAAGTAAAGGACTATTTAACAACGCAATAATGGAAAGTGGCTCAGTATTTAATTCTTGGAGTATTCACGATCACGAAACTGCCATCAGTCAAGGACTGATATTAGCAGAAGTTTTAAACTGTTCTCACGATTTTGGAGAATTGGATTCCACAATGGAATGTCTTAGAAACAAAGATCCATCTGATCTAGTAAACAATGACTGGATGGCAATAAAATTCCTTGATTTTCCTTTCACTCCTGTTGTTGATGGAATATTCCTCACGGACAGCCCTGAAACACTCCTGAAGGAAAACATTACATATAGACGAAATCTCTTAATTGGAAACAATCAATATGAAggatatttcttattgttttttaattttcccgaaatatataataaagaaaaagttgGTGTCACTCGTGGTGAGTTTCGCAGATTAGTGGAAACAGTAGTGCCTAACGCAAATACTTTCCAAAGAAAGGCTGTTATTCATCAATACACGGACTGGTTAGAAGAGGAAAACAACCTTAGTAACAGAGACATGCTCATTGACTTAGTGGGAGACAAGTATATCACATGTGATTCTATTAAATTTGCCCATACTTACTCAGAACTAGGTAACGATGTCTTTATGTACTTATTTACTCACACACCTTCTGTTAGACCTTGGCCTCACTGGATGGGAGCAACACATGGTGACGAAGTATTCTTTGTGTTTGGAGCACTGTTGAACTCTCTTTTTGGCTATAGCAGCGAGGAAAAAGAATTTTCTAGAAGAATAATGAAACATTGGACAAACTTTGCTAGAACAGGGTGAGAAccgatttttgtttatttagtatatatatcTAAGTAGAATTTGAACTCATTGGACCTTCCATTGGAtgagaaaattaattataacttcaATTAATCTAGTTTCCAAGTGGCTAAGTGCTAAACTTGAGAACTAGTAACGATAAAATAAAGGTTCGATCCTTGTGCAGTTTTGctcttaatgaaaataaataagcaaTTTATAAtccaataaatgaaacaaaaagagGACTTTCAAATcagataaaaactattttataattctatgtaTCCTTTAACCAAAACTTAATGtaatactattatttaataacaaagataGCATAGAATTAATATTTGACCAAAATAGACTTAATAAAATACTACCTTCATAATAAATTTATGTATGTAGTTACTTCTTGGTTTGTTATCTTCAGCGACCCTTCTATTGTGTCCGAAGATTTGAACAAGACAATTCTGTGGCCAAGATACACTACCAGAGGGCGTCACTACCTTACATTAGATATTAACATCACAACTGTCGGAAGAGGTCCTAGGGTCCAACAGTGCGCTTTTTGGACGTTATATTATCATTCACTTCTTGAAACGACTTGtgtgtaatgtttgtttcttttctcatTTTAAATAGCAAAGATCTTTCCTAAAAAGTGTATTGATTTTTATAAAACGATAAATAAAAAGTGAGAATATCAGACCAAGTGTGTAAgtgatgttgttttgttttttagtgttttattaagGAAGATTCAATTTACATTAAACATACCACAGTTGGTGGTTAGTTACAATGATGATTactagaaattaatattaatcaatatatcaggggttttgtttttttgttcaccCCTTCATCTTTCTTGCAAGAATCTCTGCTTACAAGATTAGATGAATTATTATTAGTAGACCAACGGTATCTAAATCACAAGTATAGCCTAGTGGTAAAAATGCTAGACTCTGAACACTAAAAACAAGGTACTGTTCGTTGTACACATGCAAGAGTTGgacaaaaattagaaacaaacaccCAGAGAAGAGGCTTCAGAAGGTGTGTTTCCATCTTTGGCTGTTAAAATTTCATCGgttcctgaaaagtaaactgaGTTGTAAGGTTTTATTCCTCTACGACAAAATTTGACGAAGAAGTCCAAGGTCTCGTTCACTCCTCGCAATCTTCCAACCAACGATAACAAGACACATGAGATTATCGCCAAGCTGTAATAACCTTTGACACTGTTCCTCTTATAAAGCCAAGTTGCGTAATGTGAGGTCCTACAGTAGATCAACTTTGGAATTCAGTTAAGTTATATTTCTTAAGTGTATGTAAATAATACCGATAATCTGTGTAAGGAATACTTGGAATAACATATTCGTAACAATAAAATTGAGATCACTAGGTAGCGATTACGTAATTATTACAcaagaaacatttaaacattggtttaatgtgtttttctagcttttaaattaaattgtagTCGAAGTTGTAGAGCAtagttaaagaaagaaataaacgGCACATTAATTTCAGCCCGTTGGCACCAATTCCATGGGTGTTCGAACCctccaaaaatatttttgattcaaATGCTTCTGAGTATCCTGAAGCCGCGCAAAAATTGCACCCTTCATCCCAAACTAATTGTTAAAGGTGGCGCTAGTGTTTACGACTGGTGATGGATCATTGTGCTTATTAGGTGATTTGTACCGGATCAGAAATTTGGGGGTTACGATTTTGTAGATCAAGGTAGATTTAGATTAGAGAGTATCATAAACTATAATTCTCATAActtaacataaacattatttcatCTAGAATTTGACTaagtatacaaataattatagtaataataggTGGACAGATTTAAAGTAATACTAGTTCGACTGATTTAAGAAACAACTTTCCACTTCAAAATCGCTTTAAAATCATCCAATTAGTATCGCTTTaattttttctgtactttttattgcCGCATTTGTTTTCGATATTTATTATAACGAGTTCGAAtacacgtcacaccaaacatgttcaccctttcagtcgtaagggcgttataatgttgtggtcaatcccactattcgttggtaaaagtgtagccaaagatttggcgatgggtggtgattactggctgccttctttcttgtcttacatcgctaaattaggaacgactagtgcagatagctctcgtgtggctttatgcaaaattcaaaacaaaccaaaaacaaacttataacaattctacaaataaCCAACTATCCCAACTTTCCgtcacaatattatttatttgttcagtttttatacgTCCATGCAATGGACACAACACTCATAAACATTTGTTGTAACACACTTCAGCCGTTTACAGTGGAGAACCATAGACTTAGAACAACCCACACTTTCAACAACTTTGTGAACATATCCAAATAAACCCTTTCTAGCACCACACACATTTTGACCACCATTTGTTGTAACACACATCAGCCGTTTACAGTGGAGAACCATAGACTTAGAACAACCCACACTTTCAACAACTTTGTGAACATATCCAAATAAACCCTTTCTAGCACCACACACATTTTGATCACCATTTGTTGTAACACACATCAGCCGTTTACAGTGGAGAACCATAGACTTAGAACAACCCACACTTTCAACAACTTTGTGAACATATCCAAATAAACCCTTTCTAGCACCACACACATTTTGACCACCATTTGTTGTAACACACATCAGCCGTTTACAGTGGAGAACCATAGACTTAGAACAACCCACACTCTCAACAACTTTGTGAATATATCCAAATAAACCCTTTCTTGCACAACACAAATTTTTACTaccatctgttgtaacagacTTAGAACAACCCACACTTTCAACAACTTTGTGAACATATCCAAATAAACCCTTTCTAGCACCACACACATTTTGaccaccatctgttgtaacacacTATAGCCGTTTCTATTCCAAGTTGTACTGACTTAGTGATTTTTCGACATATTTGAAAATGTCCCTACTTGTGGTTGTTCCATGCATATTGTGTACAGAAGCTAATTCTtcagtcacttcaaaattaatattgactCCACGAAAAAACAACAGCATATGTGAAGTGTCGgacacatctgttgactcgtGACGCGCGACGGAAAAGCACTCAAACTCTTTGACCTTGCATTTCAGCTGAGACAGAATATTGCTTCCAATATCCTCAACTCAATGTGCTAATGTATTCGTCGAAAAGCTGATAGTCATAAATAAGTCTTATTTTTTCTGGGGGCATTTCTTCGGTTGCTTCAATGGTACATAATTTAATTAGCTCACCATCGGTAAATGGTTTTCCTCGCTTGGCCATCAGATGTGACACTTGGAAACTTGTTCTTGTTGTAGCTTCATTCTTGGCTTTCTTCTTAAATACAAACTGAGGTACACCGGGCATGCGTGGAAAGAAACACGTTGCTTCAGGAACACTGGGATcgataagtttgttttgaatttcacgcaaagctactcgagggctatctgcgctagccgcccctaatttagaggtgtaagattagagggaaagcagctagtcatcaccacccaccgccaactcttgggctactcttttgccaatgaatagtgggatttttcgtgaccttataacgcccccacggctgaaagggcgagcatgtttggtgtgacgaggattcgaacctgcgattctcagattacatACAAGTCAAGTACTTTATCTACTTGACCACGCTGGGCGTACAAcgttaagcaactgaatagtttatatatattggtgttttctttcacattttttattaaattaacggatatatttttcattacagtTTTCTTGTATGTTGGTTTTATTCTTCTAAACTGGGCTTAATGACTAGCTACTTGTCGATGACCACACAAGTTCCTCTTCTGAGGTTGTATAAAGATTAATTAGTCACTTATATTCGTGACCTATTCAGACTGGTTTCCACTACTTCAGGACTATGTTTTTCGTTTTCTCGGTTATTTATCAGTTGTGAGACTGTACAGATAGTTATCTATTCATACTAGGGGGAAGGGACATTGTGCAAGTCTGAGTAAAACCACTTCTATTAAAGAATGTGGCAAAGTGCTTTATGTCATGTTTTGATGTAACATAAACCTGCGACGAATGAGTATTTAATATATGTCTGCTTGAAGACCATTTCTTTCCCGTCAATATTTAATGACCCTCACTTTTCAGGATGTTTATGAAGTTAAGTTAATTTactcaataacaacaacaaaaaacatttcgtCTTTGAATGTTGACCTTAAAACAGTCGCCAAGGTCCTCAGTTTGCAGCTATGCAGTTTCTGGTACAAAGTATACAAACGTGTAGAGTCTGTTGCTTTTTATTTTCCATACTTTGGTTTTGATGAGAAACACAGTGTACTCTATATACTAGTAAAATATACCAACAATTTTCGCCACCCTTGACAAAAGTAGAACAGTAAAGCCTTTATTTATACTTATCATAACTTTAGTGACAGTTTATTTAACTTTTCTTCTAAGTTCGTTTCTGCTTACAATACAGGTAGAAACGTTAGGCTTAACAggtatcatataaatatttattacttttcaagGTTTGAGGCAGAACTGTTCTTAGTCTCCTATTTTGTATATCTCGACTAACGAGTTGCTACTATTCTTTCTGGTAAACAAGTCTAATAAAGATCCCAGATGTTAtgagttttgttctttttttgttttcggTCTTACCTTTTTGGAAAAACATTTGAAGGTAGATACATTGTACATTACTGCGACGAGGCTTGTTTAAACGTACACTAATCTTTAATATGTGATTTTTGGGAGTTGGTGTGGggtcattttgtttcattttgatcTGTATAGGTCTGATGCTCTAGTTAAGAGTTtggaaaagaattattttttaaaacttttgaattGGGAAATATTTATAGGGGAGGCGGAAGATGTTCTGTAGTCCTGTCATAATCatcctaaatatttttttataggtcAACCAAACTATTCTTGCAACGTACAAAGTATTTTCATATTACTTGTTACCCTGGAAGCAATATAGTCTCTCTAATACCGCAGTCAATTCTTTCTGTTATATCTATTTTAGAATAACTATTATTCattacttttatatctatatttactTATGTGCTAGATTATTTTTACAcgcatttttatttgttttgtgtatttgaatgtttagaCTAGTATCACcgtattttttttcttatctcatgctttaatatacatttaattttcacCTTATAAGTAAACGTTTCATAAAAGATGTCACGTTTCTGTGACGAGGTTTCCTTCCTATTAACCTatatgggcccgacatggccaagtgtgttaaggcgtgcgactcgtaatctgagggtcgcgggttcgcatccccgtcgcgccaaacatgctcgccctttcagccgtgggggcgttataattgtacgatcaatcccactattcgttggtaaaagagtagcgcaagagttggtggtgggtggtgatgactagctgccttccctctagttttacactgccaaattagggacggctagcacagatagccctcgagtagctttgtgcgaaattccataaaacaaacatacacacaaacaattaACCTATATTCGTTTTATgtagatatttttctttatggTTATTTTTAGATTCCAAACAGATAAGACGCGTCAAAATTTATTCCAGCTTGAAACTATAGtccttttctttaaataaattaatatatacacatacaaatgttgtataaaattattacacttaatttttaatttctctaaGTAGCGTCTAAATTTTGCACACATAAAGTTTAGTATTTATTTCACCGACAATAACAAACTTAAGTTGGTTTGTTCGAATTTAAAACCTTATACAAATCTacaaacagttaagaaataatCAAACTGTTCTATGTTTTAGCTATTACAAGAAACAACTATTCCTCTTGGATAATATTAATAGTTTCCCTCAATCAACGTTAAGAAAAATGTCAGGAGACGAAccatgaaaactaaatattttaatgttaaataaaactaaagtgttttgtcaGTTAGTTGGTTGATTAGTGGCATTCTGTAGAAAGATATTCTTATGATGATAAAACATGCCAGTACTTCAGTGAAGACATCTGGACATTTCTGTGATGTGGATACCAACAGAATAAACAGAACtggtaacacacacacacacacacacttcttcaGATTGGTTTACTATCTGTGGTTTTTGTCACAGGAAGTCTAAATTGTAAACTGTGGTAacttttttgtttcagtgttttatatCAGTTTCAGGTTTATTCGTAAAGGAGTGAGTTGAATATTTTACGTTCTCAACAAAAACacacttaatgtttttaatattccgAACAACTGTTTATCAGAGTCAATTAAATGTTACGAGTCGAaacattacattaataatataacttatgaCGGTTTTGGTTAATAATACTCAATACATGGTAAATAATGAAGAGAAACCTTGTTGAAAAACATCTTTGTAAGACATATATAGgtttgaacacatttttatgtataacatttgaaattttaaccAGAATATTACTTTTTGTTCACTCTTTCTCTTTATTTGAGCATGTGTTTCATGTTTATCTTTTTCACACTGAAAACAAATTGTAACTCTACACATTTAGCTTCACTGTTATAACATTTAATGTACCACACTTTTAACAGAACAGAAACAAATTGTTTTCACAATATACCATAAATCTtgacacatttttaaaacaagatgataattctacaacattcttgataatgaaaaacatacttgaaataaaaatgtatctcagaacgacagctatgggtattaacacttattgataagcagagaacaacgtttcgaccttcctaggtcatcttgaggttaacaaaaataattttcagataCAATTCTAAAAAATGTTCTCCCATAACGAAACTATACCtggacatttttttattttctctctcatTCTCTTGTCCAGTCGCTTTTTCTGTTCCGAAGTCATGTGATCACGCCAATCACCAATTTTCCCTTTTCTAAAAAAATCGATTTTCTTGAAATTTTCCATATCGTTCTCCGACGTTGGTGCTGGAAATTTTCCTGGACCAGCTTTCTCTTGAACTTCTTGGGACAAAGGGTCGAAAAATGGAATTCTATTCTTCATGTAGTCAAAACTAGTGTGATTTAGTATTTTACTCAGAAGATCTTCGTCAGCCAGGATTTTCTTACCTATTCTTCTCCAAGAAAGTGTGCAATTTGAATCACTGCTTCTCTGTGATTATTTATCATATTCTCGTAAGTTAAAAAGAGGACATTGGGATCGTCTTTATGAATGAACCACGAGATCAAATGGTCAAAGTAGTCATTCCATGCCACTTGACCTCTGATGAAACATTCGAAGAAATCATCAAATGTTCCTTCTTCAAACTGGTTCGAAAACATCCTCTGTTTTGTGTGAAAGAAATACGACACACAGCAGTCCCAGGGGTTCCTGACAACAACAATATACTTACATTTCGAGCTATAAGGGGTGTAAGCGAATGGAAAATGAACTTTGAAGGCTCTAGGGGGTGGAATATGTTCTACAGCCTCAGTTCCTGTGAGCTCAAGGAAAGGAATTTCATTATCAAACATTTCATGAATTTGTGGAGGTGTCGCCCCTTCGTTAAGAATCTCCCATACTATATATTGAGTCCAGGTTGTACCACACTTTGGGTAAGTGACAATTATTACATCTCCTGGTTTGGGTTGGAATCTCATAGCAGCTCGGACTCTGTTCTCTTTGAACAAACCCTTGGGGATTAACAACCCGTCGATAAGTTGCGTTTGAGGTTTCATAAAATCTGTCATTTCGTCCTCCAAACGACCAGCTATATCTGTGATGTAAACACCATAAATTATATATCTATAGTATAATACAAGAGGAAGGTAAGAAAAATATGGTAGGTTCACGataaactttttataaatatatatctcaatTATCCAACTAcataatatttaagttaataaacATAGTAATATCTTTTGTAGTCGCCACGTGTAAAAAGTCATTTACATTAAAGAAAGAGACAACATTCTATATCCTTTTatctaacataaaaaataaaacttattaaattatgtttaccAATTTCTACTTACAAGCTATTATAAACTGGAAATGAAGAAACTACAGTACGATCAAGTTATGGAACTATACAGCAACCGTTTTACGTACCAATCAGACAGATTGTACTTGAGTAAATAACCATTTATTACCAGCTGGACTTTCATCGCTGTTTCAGCTCAATGACGTCAATATAAACAAACCCAACAACGGTACAGGTAGTGTCTTTCATCTACGTTACAGGGGCCGCTGTATATGTGTTTACGAAAAGTAGGCTTAATATTACATAACTTCGTGCAGtattaataaaaactttgtaTAATTTTTCTTGAAATGACAGCACATATTACATAATACACCAAaaagtgtattatattatttaaccattttatgagataataactttcttagaaataaatttattgaagCTTCGCTAAAtcaaatgaacaaagaaaaaaaggaaaccaGATTTGGTTAAAAAATTACCGTTAacagtattctttgatagattgtttaggcagagtattcatgatgaaactttgtagaatggatgacaattgcctgttgtggagacacacaTGTAGAGGACGGTGTTTCAagagtcttccgcctttcgtcttcaagtcaatGTGTGTGCCAAATGTCATATTAACATGGTagtagttttggtttttaaacctCCAGCGAAAAAACCCAAAAGACAAACCAATGGCGCTCggaaactgttgtttctctttaGTCCCACTCGCATTCCTAGGTTATTCATTTCACAGAAATGAAGGAGTCGATTTAATATGattttctccatcagtttgccaagacaACTTAACAAACTGATGGGTCGGAAGTTGTCAGGATTTGtcctgtttgtttctttctttggtaTCGTAGTGATAATGGGTTTTTCCATGTGTTTGGGTAACAACCAGTTGTTAGTGAGATGTTCATGATATTTATGAGATGTTGTAAGAAGAGACTAGAACtgtttttgagaataatatttggtatttggtcatgtccgggtgAAGTATTTTTCAAGTTTCTAATGTTAATTATGAGTTCAGTGATGGTAATTTTTCAAAAGATTGAACTTGAATAACTTT
Proteins encoded in this window:
- the LOC143254033 gene encoding acetylcholinesterase-like, encoding MIGTTSTILYFIFHLELITAVNLEPDLSESSVVHTTLGMVRGLTTHTATGKNVDVFWGIPYAEPPTGYLRFQRPQPKKPWKGVLNATTKPNSCFQIVQSSLTNFSEATTWIVKTPLSEDCLYLNIWVPHPQPQKAPVMVWIHGGGFYIGSSTLDVYDGGILSSEENVIVVTMNYRLASLGFLYFNRSDAPGNVGLLDQVMALEWINKNIAHFGGDSEKVTIVGESAGASSVSLHLLSPLSKGLFNNAIMESGSVFNSWSIHDHETAISQGLILAEVLNCSHDFGELDSTMECLRNKDPSDLVNNDWMAIKFLDFPFTPVVDGIFLTDSPETLLKENITYRRNLLIGNNQYEGYFLLFFNFPEIYNKEKVGVTRGEFRRLVETVVPNANTFQRKAVIHQYTDWLEEENNLSNRDMLIDLVGDKYITCDSIKFAHTYSELGNDVFMYLFTHTPSVRPWPHWMGATHGDEVFFVFGALLNSLFGYSSEEKEFSRRIMKHWTNFARTGDPSIVSEDLNKTILWPRYTTRGRHYLTLDINITTVGRGPRVQQCAFWTLYYHSLLETTCV